One Alligator mississippiensis isolate rAllMis1 chromosome 16, rAllMis1, whole genome shotgun sequence genomic region harbors:
- the LOC132246566 gene encoding maestro heat-like repeat-containing protein family member 2B encodes MSQKKCAVVKAMRCMLGDQSTEVKKAVLHFVRTLLSVQGLDDWAWDLVAYIFKQSSLSRSQMKSKNRSSQDAEEEQSIRITCVEILENLDVSISGMSQVLWPRLLEYIVPAEYSCTLTPLCRCLGDLAEQPQWEGEEAACMDPSKGGLKSRSLWFEPAPPAS; translated from the exons ATGAGCCAGAAAAAATGTGCTGTAGTCAAGGCCATGAGGTGCATGCTTGGTGatcagagcactgag gtgaAGAAGGCCGTCCTTCATTTCGTCAGGACACTGctcagtgtgcagggcctggatgaCTGGGCCTGGGACTTAGTGGCCTATATTTTCAAGCAGTCCAGCTTGTCTAGGAGCCAAATG AAGTCCAAAAACCGTTCCAGTCAGGATGCCGAGGAGGAACAGAGCATCCGAATCACCTGCGTGGAGATCCTGGAAAATCTGGATGTCTCAATCAGTGGCATGAGCCAA GTCTTATGGCCCCGGCTGCTGGAGTACATAGTGCCAGCTGAGTACAGCTGCACTCTGACCCCCCTGTGCCGCTGCCTCGGGGACCTGGCCGAGCAACcgcagtgggagggagaagaagcagCTTGCATGGACCCCAGCAAAGGAGGTTTGAAATCCAGATCCCTGTGGTTTGAACCCGCTCCACCTGCCTCGTAG